In one window of Rathayibacter caricis DSM 15933 DNA:
- a CDS encoding LLM class flavin-dependent oxidoreductase, protein MVVEFISAINVNRSNEVNGLTESAVDVAHLRRYSRILEEGGFDYTLVPYGSAGHDPFTIAAAVTQYTEHLKPIVALRPNTVYPTVAAKALATLDQLSGGRAVVHFIAGGSDHEQAREGDRLGKAERYARQEEYIRILRRVWSATEPFDHDGRYYRFEDFVSRVRPVRGDIPVSVGGSSDEAYRQGGALADIFGLWGEPLADTQQQIDRIADAALAAGRADAPRTWVTFRPIIAPTEELAWEKAHRILGILQGRSATTGTPRKGEKGLWVQTPGASGPANVGSQRLLDIAKRKDLHDRALWTPTATATGAQGASTALVGTPETVAAAILDYVDLGADLISIRGYDNLDDAIDYGRYLIPLVRQELAHRDATGRRGEVVAQPPLEAERELAEVSA, encoded by the coding sequence GTGGTCGTCGAGTTCATCTCCGCCATCAACGTCAACCGCTCGAACGAGGTCAACGGCCTCACCGAGAGCGCGGTCGACGTCGCCCACCTGCGCCGCTACTCCCGGATCCTCGAGGAGGGCGGCTTCGACTACACCCTCGTCCCGTACGGCTCGGCCGGGCACGACCCGTTCACGATCGCCGCGGCGGTGACGCAGTACACCGAGCACCTGAAGCCGATCGTGGCCCTGCGCCCGAACACGGTGTACCCGACCGTCGCGGCCAAGGCGCTCGCCACCCTCGACCAGCTGTCGGGCGGCCGCGCCGTCGTGCATTTCATCGCCGGGGGGAGCGACCACGAGCAGGCCCGCGAGGGCGACCGCCTCGGCAAGGCGGAGCGCTACGCGCGGCAGGAGGAGTACATCCGGATCCTGCGTCGCGTCTGGTCGGCGACCGAGCCGTTCGACCACGACGGCCGCTACTACCGGTTCGAGGACTTCGTCTCCCGGGTGCGCCCGGTGCGCGGCGACATCCCGGTCTCGGTCGGCGGATCGAGCGACGAGGCCTACCGGCAGGGCGGGGCTCTCGCCGACATCTTCGGCCTGTGGGGCGAGCCCCTGGCCGACACGCAGCAGCAGATCGACCGGATCGCGGACGCGGCCCTCGCGGCCGGGCGTGCGGACGCGCCGCGCACGTGGGTCACGTTCCGCCCGATCATCGCGCCGACCGAGGAGCTCGCCTGGGAGAAGGCGCACCGCATCCTCGGGATCCTGCAGGGGCGCTCGGCGACGACCGGGACCCCGCGCAAGGGCGAGAAGGGGCTGTGGGTCCAGACGCCCGGCGCCTCGGGCCCGGCGAACGTGGGGTCCCAGCGCCTGCTCGACATCGCGAAGCGCAAGGATCTGCACGACCGCGCGCTCTGGACCCCGACCGCGACGGCCACCGGAGCGCAGGGCGCCTCGACGGCGCTCGTCGGCACGCCCGAGACGGTGGCGGCGGCGATCCTCGACTACGTCGACCTGGGCGCCGACCTGATCTCGATCCGCGGGTACGACAACCTCGACGACGCGATCGACTACGGCCGCTACCTCATCCCGCTCGTGCGGCAGGAGCTCGCGCACCGCGACGCCACCGGGCGCCGCGGTGAGGTCGTCGCGCAACCGCCGCTCGAGGCCGAGCGCGAGCTCGCGGAGGTGTCGGCGTGA